The following are encoded in a window of Drosophila simulans strain w501 chromosome 3L, Prin_Dsim_3.1, whole genome shotgun sequence genomic DNA:
- the LOC6738488 gene encoding zinc finger protein on ecdysone puffs isoform X1, translating to MVSVKVNGNPQNRSVNNAKVNGNMAFRGNQNRNRNFGGGNNNYGGPMGANRMGGMNMSPWESQNPGGGQFGNNMRQGGGQMNAQAINLANNLLNNLFRNQNPPSLLDLPRGGGGMGNRNQRGGPMVSRGGGAGNRLNNRRGQGGGFQNRGATGSGPKPPPKQGGGGIRKQNAFDRAKKLLAKNANQNKKKEPTPGEKKIESPTKESPYASVPNDMFYCHLCKKHMWDANSFENHIKGRTHLMMREGIEESYRLKANMIRQEAKIAEQLKSIEFDRLKRMGKSKQRQLDYCTMCDLNFHGHISTHRKSEGHLQLKKFLHPKCIECNKEFATRIDYDTHLLSAEHLKKAAENNTKVGERKRQTLPISTEEEETRDLRLPQKRKKKPVKKEGEPADGEAKKDGAGDGEGAEGDEAEGDEAKEGEEAADETKEGDELNESQEEEEVALPVDPEDCILDFNDGDEIPSEVDTRLPKYNWQRAVGPGLISKLECYECSVCSKFFDTEVTAEIHSRTATHHRNFLKFINEKSSDTKIAQKRAAAALEENERKKRKIEEAEAPAAEGAAEETTEGAEGELYDPSEATGDDEDVEMAEDNAEGEGEGEGDEEAEAEVEEDGAGQDNGEEEMEAQEEEGQEGEQEPEPEPAPVKTPAPAEPAPPAKTPAKTPTKAATPAAVASPAAAATPADASPSPAKKATPARAAAGAKATPQRQRARGRYNRY from the exons ATGGTCAG TGTAAAGGTCAACGGAAACCCGCAGAATCGTTCAGTGAATAACGCAAAGGTCAACGGCAACATGGCATTCCGTGGCAACCAGAACCGCAACCGCAATTTCGGaggtggcaacaacaactatgGTGGACCCATGGGCGCCAACCGCATGGGCGGCATGAACATGTCGCCCTGGGAGTCGCAGAATCCCGGCGGCGGACAGTTTGGTAACAACATGCGGCAGGGTGGCGGTCAGATGAACGCCCAGGCcatcaacttggccaacaatcTGCTGAACAATCTGTTCAGGAACCAGAATCCACCATCGCTCCTCGACTTGCCCCGCGGCGGAGGTGGCATGGGAAATCGCAACCAACGTGGTGGCCCG ATGGTCAGTCGCGGCGGCGGTGCCGGCAATCGTCTCAATAACCGTCGTGGCCAGGGAGGTGGCTTCCAAAATCGTGGCGCCACTGGTAGTGGACCCAAGCCCCCGCCAAAGCAGGGCGGCGGCGGTATTCGCAagcaaaatgcttttgatcGTGCCAAGAAActtttggctaaaaatgccaaccaaaataaaaagaaggaaCCCACTCCTGGCGAAAAGAAAATCGAGAG CCCTACCAAGGAGTCTCCATACGCTAGTGTGCCGAACGACATGTTCTACTGTCATCTGTGCAAGAAGCACATGTGGGACGCCAACTCTTTCGAGAACCACATCAAGGGCCGCACCCATCTGATGATGCGCGAGGGCATTGAGGAGAGCTATCGCCTCAAGGCCAACATGATCCGTCAGGAGGCCAAGATCGCAGAGCAGCTCAAGTCGATCGAGTTTGACCGCTTGAAGCGCATGGGCAAGAGCAAGCAACGTCAGCTGGACTACTGCACCATGTGCGACCTGAACTTCCATGGTCACATCTCGACCCATCGCAAGTCGGAGGGACATTTGCAGCTGAAGAAGTTCTTGCACCCCAAGTGCATTGAGTGCAACAAGGAGTTCGCCACTCGCATTGACTACGATACTCATCTGCTGTCCGCCGAGCATCTGAAGAAGGCTGCCGAGAATAACACCAAGGTTGGTGAGCGCAAGCGCCAGACCTTGCCCATCAGCACTGAAGAAGAGGAGACCCGCGATTTGCGCCTGCCCCAGAAGCGCAAGAAGAAGCCGGTCAAGAAGGAGGGCGAACCAGCCGATGGCGAGGCTAAGAAGGACGGTGCCGGCGATGGCGAGGGAGCCGAGGGTGATGAAGCCGAGGGCGATGAGGCCAAGGAGGGTGAGGAAGCTGCAGACGAGACCAAGGAGGGCGATGAGCTCAACGAGAGCCAAGAGGAAGAGGAGGTGGCACTGCCCGTGGACCCCGAGGACTGCATCCTTGACTTCAACGACGGCGATGAGATCCCCAGCGAGGTGGATACCCGCCTGCCTAAGTACAACTGGCAGCGTGCTGTCGGTCCCGGTCTGATCTCCAAGCTGGAGTGCTATGAGTGCTCGGTGTGCAGCAAGTTCTTCGACACCGAGGTGACCGCCGAGATTCACTCGCGTACGGCGACTCATCACCGCAACTTCTTGAAGTTTATCAACGAGAAATCAAGCGATACCAAGATCGCACAGAAGCGCGCAGCTGCCGCCCTGGAGGAGAATGAGCGTAAGAAGCGCAAGATTGAGGAAGCAGAGGCTCCGGCTGCCGAGGGCGCCGCCGAGGAAACCACCGAGGGCGCTGAGGGTGAGCTGTACGATCCATCGGAAGCCACAGGCGACGACGAGGACGTAGAGATGGCGGAGGATAATGCTGAGGGCGAGGGCGAAGGCGAAGGCGACGAGGAAGCCGAGGCTGAGGTCGAGGAAGATGGCGCCGGCCAGGACAACGGCGAAGAGGAGATGGAAGCCCAGGAGGAAGAGGGCCAGGAGGGCGAGCAAGAGCCCGAACCCGAGCCAGCTCCAGTCAAGACTCCTGCCCCGGCTgaaccagcaccaccagccaAGACCCCAGCCAAGACTCCGACCAAGGCAGCTACTCCAGCCGCTGTTGCCAGTcccgcagctgcagcaacgCCGGCAGACGCCTCTCCATCTCCGGCTAAGAAGGCAACGCCTGCTCGCGCTGCCGCCGGAGCCAAGGCCACGCCGCAGCGACAACGCGCACGCGGTCGCTACAATCGCTACTAA
- the LOC6738488 gene encoding zinc finger protein on ecdysone puffs isoform X2, protein MFYCHLCKKHMWDANSFENHIKGRTHLMMREGIEESYRLKANMIRQEAKIAEQLKSIEFDRLKRMGKSKQRQLDYCTMCDLNFHGHISTHRKSEGHLQLKKFLHPKCIECNKEFATRIDYDTHLLSAEHLKKAAENNTKVGERKRQTLPISTEEEETRDLRLPQKRKKKPVKKEGEPADGEAKKDGAGDGEGAEGDEAEGDEAKEGEEAADETKEGDELNESQEEEEVALPVDPEDCILDFNDGDEIPSEVDTRLPKYNWQRAVGPGLISKLECYECSVCSKFFDTEVTAEIHSRTATHHRNFLKFINEKSSDTKIAQKRAAAALEENERKKRKIEEAEAPAAEGAAEETTEGAEGELYDPSEATGDDEDVEMAEDNAEGEGEGEGDEEAEAEVEEDGAGQDNGEEEMEAQEEEGQEGEQEPEPEPAPVKTPAPAEPAPPAKTPAKTPTKAATPAAVASPAAAATPADASPSPAKKATPARAAAGAKATPQRQRARGRYNRY, encoded by the coding sequence ATGTTCTACTGTCATCTGTGCAAGAAGCACATGTGGGACGCCAACTCTTTCGAGAACCACATCAAGGGCCGCACCCATCTGATGATGCGCGAGGGCATTGAGGAGAGCTATCGCCTCAAGGCCAACATGATCCGTCAGGAGGCCAAGATCGCAGAGCAGCTCAAGTCGATCGAGTTTGACCGCTTGAAGCGCATGGGCAAGAGCAAGCAACGTCAGCTGGACTACTGCACCATGTGCGACCTGAACTTCCATGGTCACATCTCGACCCATCGCAAGTCGGAGGGACATTTGCAGCTGAAGAAGTTCTTGCACCCCAAGTGCATTGAGTGCAACAAGGAGTTCGCCACTCGCATTGACTACGATACTCATCTGCTGTCCGCCGAGCATCTGAAGAAGGCTGCCGAGAATAACACCAAGGTTGGTGAGCGCAAGCGCCAGACCTTGCCCATCAGCACTGAAGAAGAGGAGACCCGCGATTTGCGCCTGCCCCAGAAGCGCAAGAAGAAGCCGGTCAAGAAGGAGGGCGAACCAGCCGATGGCGAGGCTAAGAAGGACGGTGCCGGCGATGGCGAGGGAGCCGAGGGTGATGAAGCCGAGGGCGATGAGGCCAAGGAGGGTGAGGAAGCTGCAGACGAGACCAAGGAGGGCGATGAGCTCAACGAGAGCCAAGAGGAAGAGGAGGTGGCACTGCCCGTGGACCCCGAGGACTGCATCCTTGACTTCAACGACGGCGATGAGATCCCCAGCGAGGTGGATACCCGCCTGCCTAAGTACAACTGGCAGCGTGCTGTCGGTCCCGGTCTGATCTCCAAGCTGGAGTGCTATGAGTGCTCGGTGTGCAGCAAGTTCTTCGACACCGAGGTGACCGCCGAGATTCACTCGCGTACGGCGACTCATCACCGCAACTTCTTGAAGTTTATCAACGAGAAATCAAGCGATACCAAGATCGCACAGAAGCGCGCAGCTGCCGCCCTGGAGGAGAATGAGCGTAAGAAGCGCAAGATTGAGGAAGCAGAGGCTCCGGCTGCCGAGGGCGCCGCCGAGGAAACCACCGAGGGCGCTGAGGGTGAGCTGTACGATCCATCGGAAGCCACAGGCGACGACGAGGACGTAGAGATGGCGGAGGATAATGCTGAGGGCGAGGGCGAAGGCGAAGGCGACGAGGAAGCCGAGGCTGAGGTCGAGGAAGATGGCGCCGGCCAGGACAACGGCGAAGAGGAGATGGAAGCCCAGGAGGAAGAGGGCCAGGAGGGCGAGCAAGAGCCCGAACCCGAGCCAGCTCCAGTCAAGACTCCTGCCCCGGCTgaaccagcaccaccagccaAGACCCCAGCCAAGACTCCGACCAAGGCAGCTACTCCAGCCGCTGTTGCCAGTcccgcagctgcagcaacgCCGGCAGACGCCTCTCCATCTCCGGCTAAGAAGGCAACGCCTGCTCGCGCTGCCGCCGGAGCCAAGGCCACGCCGCAGCGACAACGCGCACGCGGTCGCTACAATCGCTACTAA
- the LOC6738488 gene encoding zinc finger protein on ecdysone puffs isoform X3, with protein sequence MVSVKVNGNPQNRSVNNAKVNGNMAFRGNQNRNRNFGGGNNNYGGPMGANRMGGMNMSPWESQNPGGGQFGNNMRQGGGQMNAQAINLANNLLNNLFRNQNPPSLLDLPRGGGGMGNRNQRGGPPYQGVSIR encoded by the exons ATGGTCAG TGTAAAGGTCAACGGAAACCCGCAGAATCGTTCAGTGAATAACGCAAAGGTCAACGGCAACATGGCATTCCGTGGCAACCAGAACCGCAACCGCAATTTCGGaggtggcaacaacaactatgGTGGACCCATGGGCGCCAACCGCATGGGCGGCATGAACATGTCGCCCTGGGAGTCGCAGAATCCCGGCGGCGGACAGTTTGGTAACAACATGCGGCAGGGTGGCGGTCAGATGAACGCCCAGGCcatcaacttggccaacaatcTGCTGAACAATCTGTTCAGGAACCAGAATCCACCATCGCTCCTCGACTTGCCCCGCGGCGGAGGTGGCATGGGAAATCGCAACCAACGTGGTGGCCCG CCCTACCAAGGAGTCTCCATACGCTAG
- the LOC6738489 gene encoding uncharacterized protein LOC6738489, whose translation MKAVTSTALGSILVLLLIHFTSAKDAEVHLTNPPTEGRLVCNPGYHIVVKKGTLYYNGRKLDENARYAPKMACDLEQSCNFKFTRQTLSYMSTAINDGTQLTINYDCKRDNFQGDPRRITDYTKTQGCPQDSFVQKHVAYFNDENIAPKRDNPVAQREREMIAMGVCAQVKRFRQNNPRTPIDPHLGTVYLIYDNRTSKNDFVPSSDARKCQLKDSALAKTYKYNCERKVDKWTCTFAGKGGDLAIHDKVTSHLG comes from the exons ATGAAGGCAGTTACTTCAACAGCGTTGGGCTCGATCCTAGTGTTATTATTGATACACTTT ACATCTGCAAAAGATGCGGAGGTTCACTTAACAAATCCTCCAACAGAGGGCAGACTGGTGTGTAATCCAGGGTATCATATCGTGGTTAAAAAGGGTACCTTGTATTATAATGGCAGGAAGCTTGACGAGAATGCACGGTATGCGCCGAAGATGGCGTGTGATTTGGAGCAGAGTTGCAACTTTAAATTTACACGGCAAACATTGAGTTACATGAGCACAGCGATTAATGACGGCACACAACTAACTATCAATTACGACTGCAAGCGGGATAACTTCCAAGGAGATCCAAGAAGGATAACAGATTATACGAAAACGCAAGGATGTCCGCAAGACTCTTTTGTTCAGAAACACGTCGCATATTTTAACGATGAAAATATTGCTCCCAAGAGGGATAACCCCGTGGCACAAAGGGAAAGGGAAATGATTGCCATGGGCGTCTGTGCTCAGGTCAAACGTTTTAGGCAAAACAACCCAAGAACGCCCATCGATCCACATCTTGGCACGGTCTACTTGATATATGACAATCGAACAAGTAAAAATGATTTCGTGCCGAGTTCCGATGCTAGAAAGTGCCAACTTAAGGACAGTGCTCTGGCCAAGACATACAAGTATAATTGCGAGAGGAAGGTGGATAAATGGACATGTACTTTTGCCGGCAAGGGAGGGGACTTGGCCATACATGACAAGGTCACAAGTCACTTAGGATGA